In the Haliaeetus albicilla chromosome 7, bHalAlb1.1, whole genome shotgun sequence genome, one interval contains:
- the PEX13 gene encoding peroxisome biogenesis factor 13 isoform X1 gives MASQPPPPKPWENRRLAGTVAPAFQSADLVDSLLTRPGQPIVARIPPPILPRPSQQTGSSSLSTFRPAYSSSFSPGYGSYGTSFYGNYSPYSYGYGGLGYNRFRADDIPPSRFVQQAEESSRGAFQSIESIVHAFASVSMMMDATFSAVYNSFRAVLDVANHFSRLKVHFTKVFSAFALVRTIRYLYQRLQRLLGLRKSSENEDLWAESEGTVARAGLEDKVANSAKSWPIFLFFAVIMGGPYLIWKLLSTYSDEETVSSKWASGEDDHVVGRAEYDFSALSEEELSFRAGDMLKLAPKEQQPKIRGWLLASYDGQTTGLVPANYIKILGKRRGRKRADLERITQQRPSFTSTSVKGSTATVTSEDQEAAFDSVFAGSNKVPVASDSTVVSGEKQEL, from the exons GTCTGCTGATTTGGTTGACAGCCTGCTGACCAGGCCTGGACAGCCCATAGTTGCACGGATACCTCCACCTATTTTGCCAAGACCATCACAGCAAACGGGAAGCAGTAGTCTGAGCACTTTCAGGCCAGCATATAGTAGttctttttctccaggctaTGGTTCATATGGAACATCTTTTTATGGAAACTATAGTCCTTACAGTTACGGATATGGTGGCTTGGGTTATAACCGCTTTCGTGCAGATGATATTCCTCCCAGCAGGTTTGTTCAGCAGGCTgaagagagcagcagaggtgCATTTCAGTCCATTGAAAGTATTGTGCATGCCTTTGCCTCAGTCAGCATGATGATGGATGCTACCTTTTCAGCAGTGTACAACAGTTTCAGAGCTGTGTTGGATGTAGCCAATCACTTCTCCCGCCTCAAAGTACACTTCACAAAGGTGTTTTCAGCTTTTGCCTTAGTGAGAACTATAAGGTATCTCTACCAACGTCTACAACGATTGCTGGGTCTGCGGAAGAGCTCCGAGAATGAGGATTTGTGGGCTGAAAGTGAGGGGACAGTGGCTCGCGCTGGCCTTGAAGACAAGGTGGCTAACTCCGCAAAATCCTGGCccattttcttgttctttgctgTTATAATGGGAGGTCCCTATCTGATTTGGAAACTGCTTTCTACGTACAGTGATGAAGAAACAG TATCTAGTAAATGGGCAAGTGGAGAAGATGATCATGTAGTTGGAAGAGCAGAATATGATTTCAGTGCTCTCTCGGAAGAAGAACTTTCTTTCCGTGCTGGTGACATGCTAAAGTTAGCACCCAAAG aacaACAACCCAAAATCCGTGGTTGGCTTTTGGCTAGTTATGATGGCCAAACCACAGGACTTGTGCCAGCTAATTACATCAAAATCCTGGGCAAAAGAAGAGGTAGGAAAAGAGCAGACCTGGAAAGGATTACACAGCAACGGCCATCCTTTACCAGCACATCTGTTAAAGGATCCACTGCTACTGTGACTTCAGAGGACCAGGAAGCTGCTTTTGATTCTGTTTTTGCTGGAAGTAATAAAGTTCCTGTTGCATCTGACTCCACTGTGGTTAGTGGAGAGAAACAGGAACTCTAA
- the PEX13 gene encoding peroxisome biogenesis factor 13 isoform X2 has protein sequence MGRRGGKPWPNGGWSADLVDSLLTRPGQPIVARIPPPILPRPSQQTGSSSLSTFRPAYSSSFSPGYGSYGTSFYGNYSPYSYGYGGLGYNRFRADDIPPSRFVQQAEESSRGAFQSIESIVHAFASVSMMMDATFSAVYNSFRAVLDVANHFSRLKVHFTKVFSAFALVRTIRYLYQRLQRLLGLRKSSENEDLWAESEGTVARAGLEDKVANSAKSWPIFLFFAVIMGGPYLIWKLLSTYSDEETVSSKWASGEDDHVVGRAEYDFSALSEEELSFRAGDMLKLAPKEQQPKIRGWLLASYDGQTTGLVPANYIKILGKRRGRKRADLERITQQRPSFTSTSVKGSTATVTSEDQEAAFDSVFAGSNKVPVASDSTVVSGEKQEL, from the exons GTCTGCTGATTTGGTTGACAGCCTGCTGACCAGGCCTGGACAGCCCATAGTTGCACGGATACCTCCACCTATTTTGCCAAGACCATCACAGCAAACGGGAAGCAGTAGTCTGAGCACTTTCAGGCCAGCATATAGTAGttctttttctccaggctaTGGTTCATATGGAACATCTTTTTATGGAAACTATAGTCCTTACAGTTACGGATATGGTGGCTTGGGTTATAACCGCTTTCGTGCAGATGATATTCCTCCCAGCAGGTTTGTTCAGCAGGCTgaagagagcagcagaggtgCATTTCAGTCCATTGAAAGTATTGTGCATGCCTTTGCCTCAGTCAGCATGATGATGGATGCTACCTTTTCAGCAGTGTACAACAGTTTCAGAGCTGTGTTGGATGTAGCCAATCACTTCTCCCGCCTCAAAGTACACTTCACAAAGGTGTTTTCAGCTTTTGCCTTAGTGAGAACTATAAGGTATCTCTACCAACGTCTACAACGATTGCTGGGTCTGCGGAAGAGCTCCGAGAATGAGGATTTGTGGGCTGAAAGTGAGGGGACAGTGGCTCGCGCTGGCCTTGAAGACAAGGTGGCTAACTCCGCAAAATCCTGGCccattttcttgttctttgctgTTATAATGGGAGGTCCCTATCTGATTTGGAAACTGCTTTCTACGTACAGTGATGAAGAAACAG TATCTAGTAAATGGGCAAGTGGAGAAGATGATCATGTAGTTGGAAGAGCAGAATATGATTTCAGTGCTCTCTCGGAAGAAGAACTTTCTTTCCGTGCTGGTGACATGCTAAAGTTAGCACCCAAAG aacaACAACCCAAAATCCGTGGTTGGCTTTTGGCTAGTTATGATGGCCAAACCACAGGACTTGTGCCAGCTAATTACATCAAAATCCTGGGCAAAAGAAGAGGTAGGAAAAGAGCAGACCTGGAAAGGATTACACAGCAACGGCCATCCTTTACCAGCACATCTGTTAAAGGATCCACTGCTACTGTGACTTCAGAGGACCAGGAAGCTGCTTTTGATTCTGTTTTTGCTGGAAGTAATAAAGTTCCTGTTGCATCTGACTCCACTGTGGTTAGTGGAGAGAAACAGGAACTCTAA